In the Drosophila gunungcola strain Sukarami unplaced genomic scaffold, Dgunungcola_SK_2 000001F, whole genome shotgun sequence genome, one interval contains:
- the LOC128261682 gene encoding uncharacterized protein LOC128261682 isoform X3 translates to MDIALRGTNNRASSTSSTTGTGLHHAVSLGNIEVSTKATYSSHMDRSYDSEDEHTGRRRLRHTLSSELQPRTSVYSRGDIREQYCLTDRQLHSIEQRPRRERFFGCLSRRGQTQSGSFLGGCVGRRVPSDENLAAYAPFEKYPRYQNNYTDTHELESSYFRRQPASILSTGKSGEADLGGRYTWIGQQQQMTNNNADYQSDHSSYHCPTYATMPTTHHQHHHQQQAGNVRTKHVSFARSHTLTSFDNVNAGFRSSGRLKTARSQERLIGGKKPIIATGSMYETLQPPHLSQQQVPQQSSTLPKTWLPPPVQLQPCQHHHAPIHLHQPIPDNMVGLIIPQPLPLALPLPSPEVLIVEKKFRNAMKTQATQTDAAARRQGQVGYNTQVLALSPRIPHRIKVVSQGAQTNGLQNGKKLTKSLSEIPNGKEVPSHHYQQGSIYPHEIIYRTQSQDVVPLQTLSDAQNNIMYYKPPPPLLDAHSYGLGMEHLSRTRPSPSEQNVEYVNVNAAAVALNESFDYESNSLPRRTCTSHTDYFSNSLPRRHITEGSELMADNVPLDFSQSHLLPPPSEYCKNDDDVDVDVDVDVEEYYEEEEDHPHETESYSSEVCMEQAAQHRRMSMLPQMIDSPFRRDDLRRQSMPVYGQTEKLIDGFGPRTSFRRRDKVSCFPDEPHSAPAVRDRDEQEIFIDFKPHVSPKPSPKLQLKHRKQHKAEIAMRKMQQQRMAQAAALTLPKLKSVEVEVRKVDLEPSDEEDDEDEVSEPEEEDVEEEIDEDEQKLETDHQEDEEPLYENITPCNCRVESQPQLGDIQDKRSQFRKRSVSLDDDYEAKTAGTPTPGLRLPSTPASPCRDELLANVSTYPSSDSLANDNTRDHSDGIWNESQVTVLTAEQRDISDASYSSNLLLTPSSKRKNLLLQHQQRSSVDTDALDFEEQSPTYGLQTLPKIIKTPTPTASRPTSTQPLMPPPAIAVTPSSNQILDSSICSPLPKRSMVARGSVPDARQLMSKGGAAKQRHSDASFLPMGVADYVRSADISECSTNTDEYATCTDTSKRTPGIKTPPTTTSSSSTTQVPVSTQSSQLEKTHAGSSFESASSLYSMREELLQHDEKERDKQATLTKSQLKSPIGSVAELTRKSRSHSISSTTSSGSCPVSGAAIKSPAKESQTQTVVSLGSAQMKVSTAESSVPPGVKPKPDSISEDERSEMRYSSSGYYESPHDDDDEEQGMRSKARRIRQEDERKRRKTSMKLDIEKENMRALTSPIKKPTGSSSKVTSPEQQVPGSMDNGSSPSKMKRFRPKIRRQLRKSSREDVLAAAAGRRSRATPTIFGLSSGSGDTELLLDASMSSCAQAGATSGAQPGTTSGALAGTSTTTTSISLHSVPSSASKVTASESLVTTQHEAVVIPLTVKKPHSCATPTSLLSPKLPTISSTQSKSTSDTFQLKAKSIESLRSVSPGSDSVFYSEADGNAASGEQSHCLHCGKEMEGKQQSNTISELAGDSVESIPYIEQDIVKPPSDFADSPVTTKTTQRLYKKMDKRFRSEERYHGERGRHYKTRQENIRAKSEERGRAPSLPNTPVLRPAGSSPCVLPDINTEQSQHIIYKGHYDAGRYTRLTDDDLWTQLDHQCFDRSRERRASTESEKGFHAKYQVILHRLVQRRCTLEMYHRQKHNSFRVDKTVVVKSDSGEFGFRIHGSKPVVVAAIEPETPAESSGLEVGDIIISVNGVQVLDKHHTEVVKIAHDGCEKLELQVARTIGVLMHEQLEPPSQPIFSGYLWRQSGQAKGAPNSKKWVRRWFSLRPDNCLYYYKTEDDSQPVGAMIMAKHTVDLCPVDVGKPFAFKVDAGEGIPMYVAADSDELANRWLQLLRQAASQDNQWLDKSARCLYQSPTNIQRPDCFGYLLKLGSRWCGWSKRYCVLKDACLYFYQDANSKSAFGMACLHGYKVASMSANASGKKNSFEIIPPETKLRHYFFCTESEMDKKRWISALEYSIDRWIKSG, encoded by the exons ATGGATATTGCCTTGCGTGGCACAAACAACAGAGCATCGTCAACATCATCAACGACTGGAACTG GTCTGCATCATGCTGTGTCATTGGGCAACATTGAGGTCTCCACCAAG GCCACTTACTCCAGCCACATGGATCGCAGCTACGATTCCGAGGACGAGCACACTGGTCGCCGAAGACTTCGCCACACTCTCTCTTCGGAGCTACAGCCTCGCACTTCAGTCTACTCACGCGGAGATATTAGGGAAcag tactGCCTCACAGATCGCCAGCTGCATAGCATAGAGCAGCGTCCTAGGCGGGAAAGATTTTTTGGCTGCCTTTCGCGTCGTGGACAAACGCAATCGGGCAGTTTTTTGGGCGGTTGTGTCGGTCGTCGAGTGCCCTCCGATGAGAATCTGGCCGCCTATGCTCCGTTTGAGAAATATCCACG CTACCAAAACAACTACACAGACACACACGAATTGGAAAGTTCCTATTTTCGCCGTCAGCCGGCTTCGATTTTGAGCACTGGTAAATCGGGTGAAGCGGATCTGGGTGGTCGTTACACCTGGATtggtcagcagcagcagatgacTAACAACAACGCCGACTACCAATCGGACCACAG CTCGTATCACTGCCCCACTTATGCCACAATGCCAACCACTCATCAccaacatcatcatcaacaaCAGGCCGGAAATGTGAG AACCAAGCACGTGAGCTTCGCCAGATCCCACACACTCACCAGCTTCGACAATGTGAATGCTGGGTTTCGATCCTCGGGGCGATTGAAAACAGCTCGCAGTCAAGAGCGTTTAATTGGGGGCAAGAAGCCGATTATTGCCACGGGTTCCATGTACGAGACCCTCCAGCCACCGCACCTCAGTCAGCAGCAGGTGCCACAGCAAAGTTCCACTCTGCCAAAAACCTGGCTGCCACCACCAGTTCAACTGCAACCCTGCCAGCACCACCATGCACCAATCCACCTGCACCAACCGATTCCAG acaACATGGTTGGCCTGATAATACCACAGCCTCTGCCTTTGGCTCTCCCACTGCCCAGTCCCGAAGTTCTCATCGTGGAAAAGAAGTTCCGCAATGCCATGAAGACACAGGCCACTCAAACGGATGCAGCTGCCCGTCGACAGGGTCAAGTTGGCTATAATACACAAGTTCTGGCCTTAAGTCCTCGGATACCGCATCGCATTAAGGTGGTTTCCCAGGGGGCTCAAACCAATGGCCTCCAGAATGGCAAGAAACTAACGAAAAGCCTTTCCGAAATACCCAATGGCAAGGAGGTGCCATCACATCACTATCAACAGGG CTCGATTTACCCCCACGAGATCATCTACCGCACCCAGTCGCAGGATGTGGTGCCATTGCAGACCCTCTCGGATGCCCAGAACAACATCATGTACTACAAACCGCCGCCACCTCTGCTGGATGCCCATAGCTATGGCCTGGGAATGGAGCACCTGAGCAGGACTCGACCTTCGCCCTCCGAACAGAATGTGGAgtatgtgaatgtgaatgccGCTGCAGTGGCTCTGAATGAAAGTTTCGACTACGAGAGCAATAGTTTGCCTCGACGAACGTGCACCTCGCATACGGATTACTTCTCGAATAGTCTGCCCAGGCGACACATTACAGAGGGCTCGGAACTCATGGCCGACAATGTGCCCCTCGACTTTAGCCAATCCCACTTATTGCCGCCACCAAGTGAGTACTGCAAGAACGACGACGATGTGGATGttgatgtggatgtggatgtggaggagtactacgaggaggaggaggatcaTCCCCACGAAACGGAGAGTTATAGTTCGGAGGTCTGCATGGAACAGGCTGCCCAACATCGCCGAATGTCCATGTTGCCCCAAATGATTGACTCACCATTTCGTCGCGATGACTTGAGACGCCAATCCATGCCGGTCTATGGGCAAACCGAGAAGCTCATCGATGGCTTTGGGCCGAGAACATCCTTTCGAAGGCGCGACAAGGTCAGCTGTTTTCCGGATGAGCCACacag TGCACCTGCGGTCCGAGATCGAGATGAGCAggaaatatttatagatttcAAGCCACACGTTTCGCCAAAGCCAAGTCCCAAATTGCAACTGAAGCACAGGAAGCAACATAAGGCCGAAATTGCGATGAGAAAAATGCAGCAACAAAGAATGGCCCAGGCAGCAGCTTTAACTTTGCCAAAACTGAAATCGGTCGAAGTTGAGGTTAGAAAAGTGGATTTGGAGCCCAGTGATGAGGAGGATGATGAGGATGAGGTTTCTGAACCCGAAGAGGAAGACGTCGAGGAGGAAATCGATGAGGATGAGCAGAAACTGGAGACAGATCATCAGGAGGATGAGGAGCCGCTCTACGAGAATATAACACCCTGTAATTGCCGCGTGGAGTCGCAACCGCAACTGGGGGATATTCAAGACAAGAGGTCTCAGTTCCGCAAGCGTTCTGTGAGCCTGGATGATGACTATGAGGCCAAGACTGCGGGAACTCCCACTCCTGGCCTGCGATTGCCATCCACTCCAGCGAGTCCTTGCCGCGACGAACTGCTGGCCAATGTCTCAACCTATCCATCCTCGGACTCGCTGGCCAACGACAACACACGCGATCATTCCGATGGCATTTGGAACGAGTCGCAGGTCACTGTCTTGACGGCTGAACAGCGCGACATATCCGATGCATCGTATAGCTCCAATTTGCTATTGACTCCCTCGTCGAAAAGGAAGAATCTACTGCTGCAGCACCAGCAAAGAAGTTCGGTGGACACCGATGCCCTGGATTTTGAAGAACAA AGCCCCACCTATGGCCTACAAACACTGCCGAAGATCATCAAGACCCCCACACCAACCGCATCGAGGCCTACTTCCACTCAACCTCTAATGCCGCCACCAGCCATAGCTGTGACCCCATCATCGAATCAGATACTGGACAGCTCTATATGCTCACCTCTTCCCAAGAGGAGCATGGTGGCCAGGGGATCGGTTCCGGATGCCCGACAGCTCATGTCTAAAGGCGGAGCTGCCAAACAAAG ACACTCGGATGCCTCGTTCCTGCCAATGGGCGTCGCTGATTACGTCCGGAGTGCGGACATATCGGAGTGCAGTACGAATACAGATGAGTATGCCACCTGCACGGACACCTCGAAACGAACGCCAGGTATTAAGACACCGCCGACAACGACCAGTTCATCGTCGACCACACAAGTGCCAG TTTCCACACAAAGTTCGCAGTTGGAGAAGACACATGCCGGAAGTTCCTTCGAAAGCGCCAGTTCGCTGTACTCCATGAGGGAGGAACTACTGCAACATGACGAAAAGGAGAGGGATAAGCAGGCCACTTTGACCAAATCCCAACTCAAGTCACCCATTGGTTCGGTGGCTGAGTTGACCAGGAAATCGCGATCGCACTCCATCAGTAGCACCACCTCTTCGGGAAGTTGTCCCGTCTCCGGAGCAGCCATTAAATCTCCAGCCAAAGAAAGTCAAACACAAACGGTGGTCAGCTTGGGTTCAGCTCAAATGAAAGTCAGTACGGCGGAAAGTAGTGTGCCGCCAGGAGTTAAGCCCAAGCCCGATTCAATATCAGAAGATGAGCGCAGCGAAATGCGTTACTCGTCTTCAGGGTACTACGAAAGTCCCCATGACGACGATGACGAAGAGCAGGGCATGCGAAGCAAAGCCCGGAGAATTCGACAGGAAGACGAAAGGAAGCGGCGCAAAACTAGCATGAAACTGGACATTGAAAAGGAGAATATGCGTGCCCTGACCAGTCCCATTAAAAAGCCCACAGGATCATCGAGCAAGGTCACCTCACCAGAGCAACAGGTACCAGGATCCATGGACAATGGCAGCAGTCCCAGCAAGATGAAACGCTTTCGACCCAAGATTCGACGACAGTTGAGGAAAAGTTCACGGGAGGATGTCCTGGCGGCGGCAGCGGGGCGAAGGAGTCGCGCCACGCCCACCATTTTTGGCctgagcagcggcagcggcgaCACAGAGTTGCTGCTAGATGCCAGCATGTCAAGTTGCGCCCAAGCAGGGGCAACAAGTGGCGCCCAACCAGGGACAACAAGTGGCGCCTTAGCAGGGACATCTACCACTACAACCTCAATATCATTACACAg tgtgcCTTCATCAGCATCGAAGGTGACAGCATCGGAGTCTTTGGTGACCACACAACATGAAGCAGTAGTTATCCCATTGACAGTAAAGAAACCACACAGTTGTGCTACGCCCACATCCCTGCTCTCGCCCAAACTGCCCACAATAAGCAGCACTCAATCGAAATCCACTTCGGACACCTTTCAACTCAAAGCCAAGTCCATAGAGTCCCTACGGTCCGTGTCACCAGGCTCGGATTCAGTGTTCTACAGCGAAGCCGATGGAAATGCGGCCAGTGGCGAGCAAAGTCACTGCCTCCATTGTGGCAAGGAAATGGAGGGCAAGCAGCAGAGCAACACCATTAGCGAACTGGCTGGGGACTCGGTTGAATCGATACCCTACATCGAACAGGACATCGTTAAGCCACCGTCGGACTTTGCCGACTCCCCAGTGACCACCAAGACCACCCAGCGTTTGTACAAAAAGATGGACAAGCGATTCCGGTCCGAGGAACGATATCACGGCGAACGGGGCAGACACTACAAAACCAGGCAGGAGAACATCAGGGCAAAG AGCGAGGAGCGTGGCCGTGCTCCCAGTTTGCCCAATACCCCAGTCTTGCGTCCTGCTGGCTCGAGTCCTTGTGTCCTTCCTGATATCAACACTGAGCAGAGCCAGCACATCATCTATAAGGGTCACTACGACGCAGGTCGCTACACACGTCTTACCGATGATGACTTGTGGACTCAGCTGGACCATCAGTGCTTCG aTCGTTCCAGGGAACGTCGAGCTTCCACGGAGTCCGAAAAGGGCTTCCATGCCAAATATCAAGTGATCCTGCATCGTCTCGTCCAGCGGCGTTGCACCCTGGAAATGTATCATCGCCAGAAACACAACAGCTTTC GCGTGGATAAAACTGTGGTGGTCAAGAGCGATTCCGGTGAATTTGGCTTCCGCATTCATGGATCCAAGCCCGTGGTAGTGGCTGCCATCGAGCCGGAGACTCCGGCGGAGAGTTCCGGCCTGGAGGTGGGAGACATCATCATCTCGGTGAACGGGGTTCAGGTTCTGGACAAGCACCACACCGAGGTGGTCAAAATCGCGCACGATGGCTGCGAAAAGCTGGAACTGCAGGTGGCACGGACCATTGGAGTGCTGATGCACGAACAACTGGAGCCGCCAAGTCAACCCATCTTCAGTGGATATTTGTGGCGGCAGAGTGGACAGGCCAAAGGAGCACCGAATTCCAAGAAATGGGTGCGACGATGGTTCTCCCTGAGACCCGATAACTGCCTCTACTACTACAAAACAGAAGAT GACTCGCAACCCGTTGGTGCCATGATAATGGCCAAGCACACGGTGGACCTGTGTCCTGTGGATGTGGGCAAGCCGTTTGCCTTCAAAGTGGATGCCGGGGAGGGTATTCCCATGTACGTGGCTGCCGACTCCGATGAGCTGGCCAACCGGTGGCTCCAACTCCTGCGGCAGGCGGCCTCGCAGGACAACCAGTGGCTGGACAAAAG CGCGAGGTGCCTGTACCAGAGTCCCACCAACATTCAGAGGCCCGACTGCTTTGGATACCTACTCAAATTGGGCTCAAGGTGGTGCGGATGGTCGAAACGCTATTGCGTTCTTAAGGATGCCTGCCTCTATTTTTACCAAGATGCAAATAGCAAGAGTGCATTCG GCATGGCCTGCCTGCACGGCTACAAAGTGGCCTCAATGTCCGCCAATGCATCCGGCAAGAAGAACTCGTTCGAGATAATACCACCAGAAACGAAATTGCGTCACTATTTTTTCTGCACCGAAAGCGAAATGGATAAGAAGCG CTGGATATCCGCACTAGAGTATTCCATTGACCGGTGGATAAAGTCCGGGTAA
- the LOC128261682 gene encoding uncharacterized protein LOC128261682 isoform X6, translating to MIELIASNSTPDSIRRKLEEVLKLMLLVWARETFVISTLSNGAHGVDKTVVVKSDSGEFGFRIHGSKPVVVAAIEPETPAESSGLEVGDIIISVNGVQVLDKHHTEVVKIAHDGCEKLELQVARTIGVLMHEQLEPPSQPIFSGYLWRQSGQAKGAPNSKKWVRRWFSLRPDNCLYYYKTEDDSQPVGAMIMAKHTVDLCPVDVGKPFAFKVDAGEGIPMYVAADSDELANRWLQLLRQAASQDNQWLDKSARCLYQSPTNIQRPDCFGYLLKLGSRWCGWSKRYCVLKDACLYFYQDANSKSAFGMACLHGYKVASMSANASGKKNSFEIIPPETKLRHYFFCTESEMDKKRWISALEYSIDRWIKSG from the exons ATGATTG AATTAATAGCGTCCAATTCCACGCCGGATTCAATTCGACGAAAGTTGGAGGAAGTCTTGAAATTGATGCTCTTAGTTTGGGCACGCGAAACATTTGTGATATCCACACTTAGCAACGGTGCACATG GCGTGGATAAAACTGTGGTGGTCAAGAGCGATTCCGGTGAATTTGGCTTCCGCATTCATGGATCCAAGCCCGTGGTAGTGGCTGCCATCGAGCCGGAGACTCCGGCGGAGAGTTCCGGCCTGGAGGTGGGAGACATCATCATCTCGGTGAACGGGGTTCAGGTTCTGGACAAGCACCACACCGAGGTGGTCAAAATCGCGCACGATGGCTGCGAAAAGCTGGAACTGCAGGTGGCACGGACCATTGGAGTGCTGATGCACGAACAACTGGAGCCGCCAAGTCAACCCATCTTCAGTGGATATTTGTGGCGGCAGAGTGGACAGGCCAAAGGAGCACCGAATTCCAAGAAATGGGTGCGACGATGGTTCTCCCTGAGACCCGATAACTGCCTCTACTACTACAAAACAGAAGAT GACTCGCAACCCGTTGGTGCCATGATAATGGCCAAGCACACGGTGGACCTGTGTCCTGTGGATGTGGGCAAGCCGTTTGCCTTCAAAGTGGATGCCGGGGAGGGTATTCCCATGTACGTGGCTGCCGACTCCGATGAGCTGGCCAACCGGTGGCTCCAACTCCTGCGGCAGGCGGCCTCGCAGGACAACCAGTGGCTGGACAAAAG CGCGAGGTGCCTGTACCAGAGTCCCACCAACATTCAGAGGCCCGACTGCTTTGGATACCTACTCAAATTGGGCTCAAGGTGGTGCGGATGGTCGAAACGCTATTGCGTTCTTAAGGATGCCTGCCTCTATTTTTACCAAGATGCAAATAGCAAGAGTGCATTCG GCATGGCCTGCCTGCACGGCTACAAAGTGGCCTCAATGTCCGCCAATGCATCCGGCAAGAAGAACTCGTTCGAGATAATACCACCAGAAACGAAATTGCGTCACTATTTTTTCTGCACCGAAAGCGAAATGGATAAGAAGCG CTGGATATCCGCACTAGAGTATTCCATTGACCGGTGGATAAAGTCCGGGTAA